The Streptomyces sp. NBC_01439 genome contains the following window.
TGGTCGGGGACTTCAACCGGGGGAAGTCCACCTTCGTCAACGCCCTGCTGGGAGACCGGGTGCTGCCGGTCAAGGCGGTGCCCGCCACGGCCGTGATCACCGAGGTCAGGTTCGGCGAATCGCCGGCCGCACTGCTGTGGACCGAGGACGCGGACGAGCCCGAGGCGGTCGACCCGGCCCGGCTCATCGAACTCATCACGGTGAACAACGCGACGGGCGCCGAGCGCAGCCCGTACGTCATGGCCGAAGTGTCCTGGCCGCTGGAGCTGTGCCGCCACAACGTCGTACTGATCGACTCGCCCGGCCTCAACGCGTACGCGACCCACGACGGCATCACCCTCACTCACCTCAGCAAAGCGGATGCGGTGATCTTCCTGCAGCACGCGATCGCCCCGATGAGCATCAGCGAGTCCGATTTCCTGGAGAAGTACCTGAGTGCGTACGACCCGTTCTTCGTGTTCACCTACTTCGACGCCATCGACGATCACGAGCGCGACGACGTCGTCCACTCGGCCCGGCGACGCATCACCACGCTGCGGGGCGAGGACAGGGACGAGGGCCGGTTCTTCTTCGTCGACGCCAAGTCGGCGCTGCGCGCCCGCATGGCCGAGGACGACGGGGCGTTCCGCCGCACCGGCATGGACGCGGTGGAGAGGCAGCTGGAGCGGTACCTCGTGACCGATCGCCACAAGGTCAAGTTGCTCGCCCCGGCCCGTACCCTGTGCGACGTCGCCCAGGAACTGCGCCACAACATCCCCTCCGAGCTGAAGATGCTCGAGTCGGAGAAAGCTGACCTCGAACGGAACTGGACCGCTGCCCAGCAGCCCGTCAAGGAGCTGGAGGCGCTGGCCCGCCAGATCTCCTTGGACATCCGCAACCAGACCCGTGAGCTGCAGGACCGGGTGGAGAGCCTGCTCGGGGGCTTCCTCACGGGCATCGCCGACGAGGCGCTCCCCATCGCACAGAGCGTCGACATCACGACCAAGCTCGGCATGAACCCCCTGAAGGCCAAGGAACGCGCCGGGCAGGTGGCGGACGAGATCGCCAACGGCACGGTGAAGGCCATGGAGGAGAAGGTCGCCCTCTGGGTGACCGGGTCGCTGAAACTGGTGATCGAGCAGGAGCGGGAGCGGCTCGCCAAGCGGCTGAACGCCGAACTCGTCGCTTTCGACGAGTCACTGGCCAAGCTGCGGATCGAACTGCAGGGGGCGTCCGGCGCGGCCGTCGGGGGAGATCTGGAAGCCCAACCCCTGACCCGGTTCCTGGCGGGCGTGGGCGGGTGGGCGATCGGCGGGCCGGCGGGTGTTCTGGTCGGGACGCAGTTCGGGGCGAAGGAGGCGTTGCGTACGGTCCTGCCCTCTCTTGGCGTCGCCCTGGCCTGGTTGTTCACCCCGTTCGGATTGCCGACGTTGGTTGCGGCCTGGATCGCTCAAGGCTTCTTCCAGGTCAATTTCGCCGGTGACCGCGTGGAGAAGAAGATGCGGGAGGAGATCGGTCGCGCGATGGCCACCCAGCTGCGGATTGCGGCACCCACGCAGGCGCGGGAGGCCGCACGGGCCTTCGCAGCGGAGACGATGGAGCCCTTGG
Protein-coding sequences here:
- a CDS encoding dynamin family protein — translated: MTTEEGGYAAADAQRERLAEMCRGAQKAAEQIGNNGAVNDVAALLERIENQVFHVMVVGDFNRGKSTFVNALLGDRVLPVKAVPATAVITEVRFGESPAALLWTEDADEPEAVDPARLIELITVNNATGAERSPYVMAEVSWPLELCRHNVVLIDSPGLNAYATHDGITLTHLSKADAVIFLQHAIAPMSISESDFLEKYLSAYDPFFVFTYFDAIDDHERDDVVHSARRRITTLRGEDRDEGRFFFVDAKSALRARMAEDDGAFRRTGMDAVERQLERYLVTDRHKVKLLAPARTLCDVAQELRHNIPSELKMLESEKADLERNWTAAQQPVKELEALARQISLDIRNQTRELQDRVESLLGGFLTGIADEALPIAQSVDITTKLGMNPLKAKERAGQVADEIANGTVKAMEEKVALWVTGSLKLVIEQERERLAKRLNAELVAFDESLAKLRIELQGASGAAVGGDLEAQPLTRFLAGVGGWAIGGPAGVLVGTQFGAKEALRTVLPSLGVALAWLFTPFGLPTLVAAWIAQGFFQVNFAGDRVEKKMREEIGRAMATQLRIAAPTQAREAARAFAAETMEPLERQISHAMSSRIEELTRSVVSARAALDQGEEAVEQRRTELSRLDDLLSRVDEETGDLIAELTRM